AGATGGGCAAAACATCTGGCTTTGCGGGCATCTCTCTGGTCAGCATTCCGCCATTGACTGCACTAGCTGATTGCATAGTCTGTCCACCTGAATGCAAATAGAATGCATCATGCAACACTCCCGAATCATAATTGTTTTCAAATAGTTTACATCTCATTTCACCGACCATACTAAATACAGCTTTGTTAAACGGCATCCATTTTCCATTTAGTCCATGTTTGTAGCCATTTTTGTAGTGTACACAGCGCTTTTGGTCCCCAGTGCCCACCCAATACTCAAGAAAACTGCATGACATAGTTTCAAAGAATGTTGCAGTGACGGGAAATTCTAATGACACGATATGTGTCCATTCCAAGGTCATTTGGTGCTTTACCCAGAATCCATAGCATGTGTTTTCGCCATCGTCCCAACGTCTGATAACGACTGTGTACCAGCTATCCGATTCCCATCCTAGAGTGAAGTTCCACGTCTTCAAGCCTTGCCCTTCTCCTCCAAATGGTTCATAGATTGTTCCTGGCCCCTATTAAAACaggaaatcatagaaaaatagctgcaaactattatacatgtataaactgtTAAGTACAAACGAGGATTAGAAACTAAAGACACGGGTTGTACTACCCCTTTAAAGTTCAACTGCTGAAGAAAAAGCCAGGCGCCATTCTATGCTAAAACTTATTTCAGTCTGTTGGTATGATTTCTTTTTAACACTTTTCAACGGCACtgcagttatgtaatggcagtcAGTTGACCAAataccagtgttcctgaattctgtatcTATATTAACATCAAAACTCACCCTTTActaaatcagaggtggatgacaaaTGATTTAGGCACAGTGTCTTCTGTAAACAATGAGGAACAAAATGCCTTACCTGAGGATTTATCCTCACCATCTCTCTTAGTTTCCTACCAATTTTACATCCTCAGCTAACCCGGCAGACTGGCTATTAGTCAGGTAAGAATGCCCTTTTTGTATACTTTTTCACATAACAGACAATTTGAGGATTTTCTTCTACTTAAAGTAGCTCTGCACATATAGAATTTGTTTCCAAAGCAATATGATGTGCTTAGAAAGTGCAGCTAGCAATACAATAGggttttgagtttgaaatttagCAAACAAATTATTTCAAGCAAGTATTCTTAATGGTTGTAAATGGGAAGCTTTGAACACAGCTTCACATATAGTAaatattctacaatgtagattgtTCTTACAAttgtaaattaacaaattaacTATCATTTTGTCAACTAAAGTTCACCTGTACATGTGCTTATTGTTAGAACAAAAGAAGAAGTAGTCCAATGGTAACATtatctgactacgaaaccaggggttaTGGTTTCAAGCTAAAAAACTACTAAAGATTAGATAGCTACAAGCACTCCAATGAAACAAAAGGATAAATTGTCACCAGCACTAAAGAGCCGAAAGCTACATATACTGGGccatcaaattttataaaaattgaaggctattattttttgttgtgttaaatGTCACAATGACACAATTACCTAGTGTCATAGCATAGCATTTGATGTGCTCCTTCATGCACTAATTTGGGAAGCTATGTGTAACTACGAATTTTCCTACAGAGATATGGGGCAAGTTATTCTTCATCAATGACGTTAACCAAACCGAGCTACGAAAGTACAATGTATAACCACTCTACTAAGGAAGTCACAACGGTTAACCACTCCACTAAGAATATCAAAAGATCAATCACTTTAATAAGAATCTCAAAAGATTAACCACCTTACTATGAATGTCACAAGATTAACTACCCTATTACGACAGTCACAAAATTAACCACACCACAACGAAATTCACATGGTCAAACACCCTACCAAGAAGGTCCCAAATATGACCACACCACGAAGAAAATTACAAGATTAATCATCCTACTAAAAAGGTCACAAAGTTAACCACAACACTAAGAAAGTTACAAGGTTAACAACTCAAGTAAGAATGTCACAAGATTGAAACCTCTACTAAGAATGTCACAAGATTAACTACGCCACTAAGAAATTAACAACTTTAATAATGCCACCAAGAAGATTATCCAAACTACTGGGAACTGGAATTTGAGCGaagtatttaaaatttattttgtcaaaatccatcaagtaacacGAAAATTACAAGTAAAATGTTACATGAACCGAGCGTGTACGATACCGAAAATACACGAAGGCTAGCCGTCCGGTAGCTATTATATGATTACCACCTTCACAGGAGTACCATCTGAAGATGTCTCAAGATTCATACTCCAACATATTATCACAATTTTACAACCATCTTCATTATACTTATAAATCTTAACAGGTACAGATATGTTGCAGGGACATATTTAGTGGAACGGGATTCGGGTACGATACCCCAGCTCTCTAGGCCTACTATAAAGCACAAGTACACGTGAATACTTTCTTCGTGTGTAGAACAGGTACTTGGCCTCTAGTTGAGTGTGGGACACTTTGGCGCATCTGAGATATCCCAGTTACCGCTACCAAGTTTTGAACTACAGACCTTCGCATTGACAGTCCAGCTTGGTATCACTTAACAACTGAGCCACATTAATCCACTAATCTAAGTATACCTGAATGCACTAACATTCTGTGTATTATCATAACATGCAGTAATAATACCATGTAAGCGTAATACAGGTATTTTTATACTAAAggatattatataataataattatttgaaaCAACGTAGATTTACAATACCTAGCGTTGAACAAAATAACATCACATTATCCTGTTGACAGAAAGAGCAAATACACACTGCACATAAGGAGAGTAACTCCTGTGACGTACAAATCTGATACACTGATAAATGTTCACTAACGCTACATGTTGCAAGATCCATTAAAGACATGGGTTATATACTgaattcttccaaaaaaaaactgacaaccagaagcaatcatttgcacttatAAGTACCgatgtgaaattattttctatAGTAGCCTGGAAGAGCACCTACAGGGGATTTCCCTCACCTCCGAAAGGTGGATCAGTCGCAATATGTCTTGTATTGTGTCGATGTGACTGTAAGCCCAACAAAAAAAGGTATACAGTTTACTTTCGtatgacagaaaaagaaaaaatggcaAGAGCGCGTGTACTAGGTTAAATTCCAGCCAGGGTGTTACAGAATATAGTCATATTTGTACAAAGCCTCTTGAAATTTAAGGTAATTGTTTAACTTATCACGTTTTAGTAAAATGACTGCcaataatactttttacatacaaatgtattcaAAATCATCAGAGTTCACGGACAGTCTATAAATGTTATCAGCCGAGTTCCACGACAGTACTGGCGGGCGTTTTCGACGGTCATATTTTTCACCTATACCTGTTTAATGGCTAAtatatttggtgtttttttttcagaaagaacgaAGAATCCGGAAATTTCACACAGGTGCTCCAAAAGGACACCTCTGTTATTCCAGATGATAACAGTTTTCACACATTGTTCATAAACAAagaaatttgaacaaaactttgaatttttgttCTACTtctcaaactgaagaaattgtcaGGGAATTTCTAGAAACAAAACGATCGTTTTCAGCCTAGAAGTTGTAAATGCAAGCCATGTCTATTCTTTATCAAAACTGTCatgttgatttgcaagaattggcttcatatcaatagaaataaatgaaaaaaaatcctacCTATTTACAGCGGGGTTACTTTTCCAGCGGATTTTATTTTGTTCAGCGGGCGTCAGCATAGCTGGTTATTCACTTTAACTAAGAATGTAAACCACAAAATGAGCAACACCAGAAAGAAATTCACAAGAACCACTCCACTTAAAAGGTGTTAAGGTTACAAACTTCACtaagaaagtaaaaaaattaaCCTTACTACAAAGAAAGTCACAAGAACTGCTTTACTAAATGTGTCCAAAGACTTACTACTCTactaaaaagtcacaaaattaacAGCAAGCACGCAGAAAGACGCAGGGTTAAACACTCCactaaaatgtcacaatattaaGGAAACTACGAGATAAAGCACTCCACTATGAAAGTCTCATAGTTTAGCATTCCACTAGGAAAGTCGCACGATTAACCGCTCTACTaagaaagtcaaaaaaaaaaaaaaaaaaaaaaaaaactccactAAGAAAGTTTCAAGATTAACTGTTTCACTAAGAAGATTAACCACCCTAAAAAGAAAGTTACAAGAAGaaacaagaaataacaaaaaataaccaTAATAAAACCATAACTTTTAAGTCAATGTTTTCAAATACATATGcttaaatatgcaaaatatgaaaactatACCATATAATAATGATATGTACAAGGGACTTTTAAAATACAGACGTTACGTCCAGCCCACTATTCTTTAGGCAATGTCAAAACTGTCCTGGATTAATTGGTCTCGCcttaagataataaaataaagctCTAAAATATAGAACCTTTTTTCTGTCATACTTCTCACACGTAAATCAAACATGAAATAGTTCCACATTGAAGTGAGTACTATTATACTTACAACATATATAGGTTTTATTTTCTTATCCGTACCCACAGGATCCCACAGTGAGAAGATGTAATTACGCCCCTTTGGATGGTCCTGTATCCCACAATACCCTCCTCCATTCATCCCGGCATTCCATTGCAGACAACAATAGTAGGTGTATTTCGTGAGCCCGAACTTGGGTACATAAACATCTTGCGTGAGAATATCTCCTCGCTCTCCGTCATTGTACCGTAAATAAAGGGATGGGGCTGCCATTGTTTCCCTAAAATATGACAAAGATCACACGTACTGTAAAACCGTAATATTTATTTGGGACTATTTTTTGTGGATTGATTTGGTTGAGTTTAACACTTATTAAAATTAAAACCAAATGATATATATGTCCCTAAAAAGCCATTTTAGccaaaacttcaaaattttgtgatcacaaaattaaatgtaacacAGTATAAGGACTTCAAGGGAATCAAGTAACAGGAAAGACGGGAAACTGTCAATAAACAATCTGTTTTTAGTTTCTAACATTCATATTTCTGATCAATTTTGTACCATTTTGTTTCAGGGCATGCAGTAATGTAAACTGTTTTCCGTTAGGGAGGCTTTAATCCAATGGTTTGGGTAAGGCTATTTTACTTTCAGCATTTTTGAAGACCAAAAAGGctcttaaggacgctcgctacagtttcgtaatttttttctcaataatagattttgatgaaatgtttttttattaaaaggtcatgttatgatgtattgaaaaaagaagtaaagatactaggtcaccagctttgtttcaacttaatttgcccctagatatggtgctatttttaacatttttcaaaaattatataaggcctaaattaaaattatgtttgtttgacctttaccgacccagtatttttacaacaacaacaacaacaacattttattagcaAACATCGACAAGAACttgcctttggctaatgaacagaaaaagaaaatactgatacAATAGATATGTAATCATACATGACATGTTATGAATATGTTGATAGTAAGTATATAATAGCATGTACATATAGCGGCAGCATGAACAGAAAAAGGTAATATTACCTATAAATAATTATTAAGTACATAATTACACCTCTGCATTTCTGATACTATATGCTTCTTTAAGgtatttacaaatattcaaaatagttttccttttatttgaactcATCAGACAGTTAAATAAATTGACATTTGGCCACGAAATGCGTGGCAAAAATTTGGTACGGATATTAGAATATTTTTGACAAGTCATTAAGAAGTGATATTCCGACTCaacaacattttacataataatctaGTTTTGTCATACTATGAACAATACCACTCCACTCTTGTTTAAACTGATCTCTTAGTCTGCATTTCAATACATCAAAAGTGATGTTCTCTTGAAAGTTATGCCACAAGTAGCCGTATCCGAGACCATCAAtaagaaatttaacattttttgcccaaaaagTACATCTTTCATTATATAATTCTTCGTACTGAAGTTGAAAAATCTTATACATAAGCGATCCTGTATCATTCCTTATTTTCATCCAATAATTTAATACTCTCTCTTTACATAAAACAGATATAGGGTATCTTCCAAGTTCTCCTAAAACGGCCATATTTGGGGTAGATGCTTTAACTCCATGAATCTTTTTACAGAACTTCACTTGAATTCTATCTAGAACATCTGTGTTATAAATGCCAAAAACTTCTGCACAGTATAATAAAATCGGCTCAACCATTCTGTCAAAAAGTAAAAGTTTAGTTTTAACGTCAAATTTTATTCTGGAGAAAatagaatataagctatttaccgCCTTTAATGCTTGTTCTGCTAAGGATTTCATTGCCTCTAGCATTGACCCATTGTATTTAAAATTAACTCCAAGGtaacaaaatgtttcaacaatttctaatttctCGTTATCAATGTACCAGTTATGATCAAtggctgttttctttttctaaaaacacaaatttttgttttattaacatttatctTTAATCCCCATTTAATGGAATACATATATAAGCTATCTAACTGTGCCTGGAGGCTTTGCGCACTAGTGGTAAACACGACCATGTCGTCCGCAAATAATAACatatagatatttaaataatttaagtcAGTTTCTGTCAGTGAATTAAAATCGAGATTGGTAGTAACATCATTTACGAACAATATAAAAAGTATGggcgagagtggttccccttgttttaaacCAAGTGAGACATCgaaaaaatcagacaattttgCATGTATCTTAACACAAGCTGAAACTCTTTCATATATGGCTTTTAACATATTCACCATTTTGCTACTAACACCAGTATCAAATAATTTATACCACAATGCATCTCGAACTATTGTATCGAAAGCCTTTTCATAGTCGATAAAGGCACAATAAAGAGATTTATTCTCTGACAACATTTTTTGAATTAAACTATGCAATATAAACACACAGTCAACCGTACTTCTATTAGTACGAAATCCAAATTGCATATCgtttacagtgggtaggtaggtaggtaaataattttattatatttagttttttttaaatgtttgttgtctcagtaataagGTCTAttattaatacctattgcttCTGGATAATCTCTGTagatgctctgttaaatgtatgcttgtaataTATAAACCCTTAG
The Mercenaria mercenaria strain notata chromosome 10, MADL_Memer_1, whole genome shotgun sequence genome window above contains:
- the LOC123561763 gene encoding uncharacterized protein LOC123561763; the encoded protein is MAAPSLYLRYNDGERGDILTQDVYVPKFGLTKYTYYCCLQWNAGMNGGGYCGIQDHPKGRNYIFSLWDPVGTDKKIKPIYVGPGTIYEPFGGEGQGLKTWNFTLGWESDSWYTVVIRRWDDGENTCYGFWVKHQMTLEWTHIVSLEFPVTATFFETMSCSFLEYWVGTGDQKRCVHYKNGYKHGLNGKWMPFNKAVFSMVGEMRCKLFENNYDSGVLHDAFYLHSGGQTMQSASAVNGGMLTREMPAKPDVLPICVYLSSVTSEEVSWEISSGSVPQFQYIVYIDKLIYKHEVNSEARTCKFDTPPTELVELLIEDIYGHAVRSKFKITNPPDCDQETRTRLEVYVPTATH